The genomic window GGCCGAGCTCAACGCGCTGCTGCTGCACCTCGCGCGCGAGCGCGGCATCGCGATCATGCTGATCGAGCACGACATGAGCGTGGTCATGCGCGTCTCCGACCACATCGCGGTGATCAACTACGGCCGCAAGATCGCCGAGGGCACGCCGCAGCAGATCCAGAACGACCCACTGGTGATCAAGGCCTACCTGGGCGAAGACGACGAACAGGAGGCGGCATGATCCTCAAGCTATCCGGAGTCCATGCCCACTACGGGCACATCCACGCGCTGAAGGGCCTCGACATCGAGGTCGAGGCCGGCGAGATCGTCACGCTGATCGGCGCCAACGGCGCCGGCAAGTCGACGCTGATGATGAGCATCTTCGGCAACCCGCGCGCCTCCGCCGGCCGCATCGTCTTCGACGGCGAGGACATCACCGGCCTGCCGACGCACGCGATCTCGCACCGCGGCATCGCGCTGGTGCCGGAGGGACGGCGCATCTTCCCGCGCATGACGGTGCTGGAGAACCTGCAGATGGGCGCCGCGCTCGCCGACCCCGGCAACTTCGAGGCCGACGTCGCGCGCATGGTCGGGCTCTTCCCGATCCTCGGCGAGCGCAAGCTGCAGCGTGCCGGCACGCTCTCGGGCGGCGAGCAGCAGATGCTGGCGATCGCCCGCGCGCTGATGAGCCGGCCGAAGCTCCTGATGCTCGACGAACCCTCGCTCGGCCTCGCCCCGCTGTACATCCGCAAGATCTTCCAGATCGTGCGCGAGCTGAACGCCGAGCACGGCATGACCATCCTGCTGGTCGAGCAGAACGCCAACCACGCGCTCAAGGTGGCGCACCGCGGCTACGTGCTGCAGCACGGCCAGATCGTGCTCGCCGGCAGCGGCGCCGAACTGCTGGCGAGCCCCGAGGTGCGCGCCGCCTACCTCGAGGGCGGCCACGGATGAGCCGGGCCGACACCGCGGCGCCGCCGCGCTGGCTGCCCTTCGTCGTCCTCGGCATCGGCCTCGCGGCGATCTCGTTCGGCGCCATCCTGGCACGCTTCGCGCAGGGCGGCGGCGTCCCCTCGCTGGTCGTCGCCGCC from Azospira restricta includes these protein-coding regions:
- a CDS encoding ABC transporter ATP-binding protein — its product is MLKLSGVHAHYGHIHALKGLDIEVEAGEIVTLIGANGAGKSTLMMSIFGNPRASAGRIVFDGEDITGLPTHAISHRGIALVPEGRRIFPRMTVLENLQMGAALADPGNFEADVARMVGLFPILGERKLQRAGTLSGGEQQMLAIARALMSRPKLLMLDEPSLGLAPLYIRKIFQIVRELNAEHGMTILLVEQNANHALKVAHRGYVLQHGQIVLAGSGAELLASPEVRAAYLEGGHG